Proteins encoded in a region of the Streptomyces sp. NBC_00310 genome:
- a CDS encoding PAS domain-containing protein gives MSSRPSRGAARLAAILDALPDALVLVNANGTVVNANTIALEAFETPGTALVGRGLLDLLPEFDSRLIPGSMRRPDTMDPTGRTKPTRMTARRTDGSEFPVEVTSANLENGQQAYDGYGYANDELLMLVVRDLSGTVDTEAELARSQRQTEMILRAASEGVVGTDTDGRIVLVNPAAAQILGYRASDLGGRELHTLVLHSREDGAPFPYTESPLADTLKSGRKHRVRGQVLWSKNGEKVSVDLTTAPVRDGDQLVGAVMTFTDRRPYDKLAEEKDAEAETHAEELERLAKEHAEELAGVREEHAAELAELAEQHAEELAAGDERYAALGEREKDRYEALAARHEQLLAVLGTSLRGPLDQLRGELGTLAADDAGQLWPEANQVLHHLTAGYSRITTLIDNVLGYQRIDAGEDTLVRTAVMLDAVVAAGVDGAVELVGPGRVQFAVHAPPIEAEVDQVRLATALAHLVADVAGVDATGNAPMSTGGYMDNTVVVAAAQRGEVVRIEVRGPYAGGDPVHQPIVQGIVRAHGGVLQTVEVPGMSGSAYVLEVPLGGGAGAVPSQALPAETGVEAEPEYMATGAEVSLPDQAAAGGGGGRRRARRSSVDAFLESEDAPEGGEGETAVAPTGRRRRRAEDAAAAAGAAAGSGEAAGPAQGAEAEGSGGTGRRRGRAASAEAAGESVATEGAVVTAAEHAAGAAAAASGLGGTVPPQGVPAPGGRRARREPVAQNALPPALPAGPSPVTEATADDAASGEAGGAQQPTGRRRRALGGGEERAAAPAPGARAVFALPPAEADRGPEYAQAAGLGPLPLPAGPGAPGTPMPLPAGPAGPAVPVPAQGAGYDGEGGQGVAAAAGGMAAAAGGPVPAGGPVPAGGPVPAGGPVPAGGPVPAGGPVQVGGPVQAAGVVPAGEPVPAAGIGQQVSGGGQQGAGAGQQVPQNGPGAPGGVAGAGAGAGQVAGAGQGPGAGQAAGVGQAPGVGQAAGVGQAPGAGQGAGAGQNPGAGQVTVEGQMSGAPAGGADDGRHDAALHDPTDHTPPQPHPVPTPTGRRRAARQTAPQQGDGVATMAPAQGVPPQGAPAQGIPPQGGPEQPVPAQGAPVATAQPVPAQGVPGGPQQVPAHAGALGHSVVVPGVQGLQGVQAVQGVQGAQPVPAQAPGVAPGQPAAAGIAAAQSVSPQGAPGGAAQAAAGQAAAGQAAATQAAPGQPDTVGQTAVGHPVAAQGAVPPQGAPGGAQQVPAHAGALGHSVLVPGVQGAQPVQGVAQPVPAPGVPGAQQPVPAQGAAAAPGAPQPQQPQSWPDPRQETSGAAIPVAAPQAPLPPQSTPSSGTPLPPEVAVQQQPRAAQPLPAEAAAPAPAQAPAPSPAPAQAQVRAQAAPVPAAAPAPVDPNSTQGRSISVRTLGQGVPFSRQGGPQAQAQAQAQAQAGAQTQPQTGATPAPNQPGGSGRRRKLGTPPQGVGRPETSARPHPQSTPTNGTGISIGTGTGTGTGQTPPPAQAAAQPQQAAAHTAQPSLAGQTPLPAQPSLAGQVPLPPQPSLAGQSRLAGRTEGAGRSYAIGAPDENAAEGPEPLDGPGGAVEVPDRPHPQPMDDELPPEPLDNPRRLLVWPAPDASTHQALSDRGYRPVIVNSREDVDAQIAAYPAALFVDPLTGPITRTALQSLRQAAVAAEVPVLVTAGLGQATREAAYGADPAILLKALAPRDSEQHPPRVLLIEEHAEIALALTATLERRGMQVARAASDADAVTLAAQMRPNLVVMDLLQVHRRQAGIIDWLRTNGQLNRTPLVVYTAAVDQSELPRLASGETVLFLAERSTSPEVQTRIVDLLARVGTN, from the coding sequence GTGAGCAGCAGGCCATCCCGAGGCGCTGCTCGCCTCGCAGCCATACTGGACGCGCTGCCCGATGCGTTGGTGCTGGTCAACGCCAATGGGACCGTCGTCAACGCCAACACGATCGCCCTGGAGGCCTTCGAGACCCCCGGGACCGCGTTGGTCGGGCGCGGGTTGCTGGACCTGCTGCCCGAGTTCGACTCCCGGCTCATCCCGGGCTCCATGCGGCGGCCCGACACCATGGACCCGACCGGGCGGACCAAGCCGACCCGGATGACCGCCCGCCGGACCGACGGCAGCGAGTTCCCGGTCGAGGTCACAAGCGCGAATCTGGAGAACGGGCAGCAGGCGTACGACGGTTACGGCTACGCCAACGACGAGCTGCTCATGCTGGTCGTACGGGATCTTTCGGGCACCGTCGACACCGAGGCCGAACTCGCGCGTTCGCAACGGCAGACCGAGATGATCCTGCGGGCCGCGTCCGAGGGCGTGGTCGGGACCGACACGGACGGCAGGATCGTCCTCGTCAATCCGGCCGCCGCCCAGATACTGGGTTATCGGGCCAGTGACCTCGGCGGACGCGAGCTGCACACCCTCGTGCTGCACTCCCGCGAGGACGGCGCCCCCTTCCCGTACACCGAGTCGCCGCTCGCGGACACCCTGAAGTCCGGGCGCAAGCACCGGGTGCGCGGGCAGGTGCTGTGGTCGAAGAACGGCGAGAAGGTGTCGGTCGACCTGACGACCGCGCCGGTGCGCGACGGGGATCAGCTCGTCGGCGCCGTGATGACGTTCACCGACCGGCGGCCGTACGACAAGCTCGCCGAGGAGAAGGACGCCGAGGCCGAGACGCACGCGGAGGAGCTGGAGCGGCTCGCCAAGGAGCACGCCGAGGAACTCGCGGGCGTACGCGAGGAGCACGCCGCCGAGCTGGCCGAACTGGCCGAACAGCACGCCGAGGAGCTCGCCGCCGGCGACGAGCGGTACGCGGCGCTCGGGGAGCGCGAGAAGGACCGGTACGAGGCGCTGGCCGCGCGGCACGAGCAGCTGCTCGCCGTGCTGGGCACCTCGCTGCGCGGCCCGCTCGACCAACTCCGCGGTGAACTGGGCACGCTCGCCGCCGACGACGCCGGGCAGCTGTGGCCCGAGGCCAACCAGGTGCTGCACCACCTGACCGCCGGGTACTCGCGGATCACGACGCTCATCGACAACGTGCTCGGCTACCAGCGGATCGACGCGGGCGAGGACACCCTGGTGCGTACGGCCGTCATGCTCGACGCGGTCGTCGCGGCCGGGGTCGACGGGGCCGTGGAACTGGTCGGGCCGGGACGGGTGCAGTTCGCCGTGCACGCGCCGCCCATCGAGGCCGAGGTGGACCAGGTGCGGCTCGCGACCGCGCTCGCCCATCTCGTCGCGGATGTCGCCGGTGTCGACGCGACGGGCAACGCGCCCATGTCCACCGGCGGCTACATGGACAACACCGTCGTCGTGGCGGCCGCGCAGCGCGGTGAGGTCGTCCGCATCGAGGTGCGCGGGCCATACGCCGGGGGAGACCCGGTGCACCAGCCGATCGTCCAGGGGATCGTGCGGGCGCACGGCGGTGTGCTCCAGACGGTCGAGGTGCCGGGGATGAGCGGCAGCGCGTATGTGCTGGAGGTGCCGCTGGGTGGCGGTGCCGGGGCGGTCCCCTCGCAGGCGCTGCCCGCCGAGACGGGCGTCGAGGCCGAACCCGAGTACATGGCGACCGGTGCCGAGGTCTCCTTGCCCGACCAGGCCGCCGCCGGTGGCGGCGGCGGGCGGCGGCGGGCACGGCGATCGTCGGTGGACGCGTTCCTGGAGAGCGAGGACGCTCCCGAAGGTGGGGAGGGCGAGACCGCTGTCGCCCCGACCGGGCGGCGCAGGCGCAGGGCGGAGGACGCGGCGGCCGCGGCCGGTGCGGCAGCCGGGTCCGGCGAGGCCGCCGGACCCGCGCAGGGCGCCGAGGCCGAGGGCTCCGGAGGTACCGGGCGACGGCGTGGACGTGCCGCCTCGGCCGAAGCCGCCGGTGAGTCCGTGGCCACCGAGGGCGCGGTCGTCACGGCGGCCGAGCACGCGGCGGGTGCCGCTGCCGCCGCCTCCGGCCTGGGCGGGACGGTGCCGCCGCAAGGCGTGCCCGCGCCCGGCGGACGGCGCGCGCGCCGGGAGCCCGTGGCACAGAACGCTCTGCCTCCGGCGCTGCCGGCGGGGCCGAGCCCGGTCACCGAGGCGACCGCCGACGACGCCGCGTCCGGCGAGGCGGGCGGCGCCCAGCAGCCCACCGGACGCCGTCGTCGCGCCCTCGGGGGCGGGGAGGAGCGCGCCGCCGCGCCCGCACCGGGTGCGCGAGCGGTCTTCGCGCTGCCGCCGGCCGAGGCCGACCGGGGGCCCGAGTACGCACAGGCGGCCGGACTCGGTCCGCTCCCCCTGCCCGCGGGACCGGGTGCGCCCGGCACGCCCATGCCGCTGCCGGCAGGCCCGGCCGGACCCGCCGTGCCCGTGCCCGCGCAGGGTGCGGGGTACGACGGTGAGGGCGGCCAGGGTGTGGCCGCTGCGGCCGGGGGTATGGCTGCTGCGGCCGGAGGGCCGGTGCCCGCCGGAGGGCCGGTGCCCGCCGGAGGGCCGGTGCCCGCCGGAGGGCCGGTGCCCGCCGGAGGGCCGGTGCCCGCCGGAGGGCCCGTGCAGGTCGGAGGACCCGTGCAGGCCGCGGGAGTTGTGCCTGCCGGAGAGCCGGTGCCTGCCGCCGGGATCGGGCAGCAGGTCAGTGGGGGAGGACAGCAGGGCGCCGGAGCCGGGCAGCAGGTCCCCCAGAATGGTCCGGGGGCGCCGGGTGGCGTCGCCGGTGCGGGTGCGGGTGCGGGCCAGGTGGCCGGTGCCGGGCAGGGCCCCGGCGCGGGTCAGGCCGCCGGTGTGGGTCAGGCCCCCGGCGTGGGTCAGGCAGCCGGTGTGGGGCAGGCTCCTGGCGCTGGTCAAGGCGCCGGTGCCGGGCAGAACCCGGGTGCGGGCCAAGTGACCGTCGAGGGCCAGATGTCGGGTGCCCCGGCCGGGGGTGCCGACGACGGTCGCCACGACGCCGCGCTGCACGACCCGACCGACCACACCCCGCCGCAGCCGCACCCGGTGCCCACGCCGACGGGCCGCCGCCGGGCGGCACGGCAGACCGCTCCCCAGCAGGGTGACGGCGTGGCGACGATGGCTCCCGCACAAGGGGTGCCGCCCCAGGGTGCTCCCGCGCAGGGGATTCCCCCGCAGGGAGGACCGGAACAGCCGGTGCCCGCACAGGGCGCACCCGTGGCCACCGCACAGCCCGTGCCCGCCCAGGGTGTCCCGGGCGGCCCGCAGCAGGTGCCCGCGCACGCCGGAGCCCTCGGCCACTCCGTCGTCGTACCGGGAGTGCAGGGCCTACAAGGGGTCCAAGCCGTTCAGGGTGTACAGGGCGCGCAGCCCGTCCCCGCCCAGGCCCCTGGCGTGGCTCCCGGTCAGCCCGCCGCGGCGGGAATCGCGGCCGCGCAGTCCGTCTCTCCGCAGGGGGCCCCGGGGGGCGCCGCTCAGGCAGCCGCCGGGCAGGCGGCCGCAGGCCAGGCCGCTGCCACCCAGGCCGCTCCAGGACAACCCGACACCGTCGGACAGACCGCCGTCGGACATCCCGTCGCCGCGCAAGGCGCCGTCCCGCCGCAAGGTGCCCCCGGTGGCGCACAGCAGGTGCCCGCGCACGCCGGAGCCCTCGGTCACTCCGTCCTCGTACCGGGAGTGCAGGGCGCGCAGCCCGTCCAGGGCGTCGCCCAGCCCGTGCCCGCACCAGGGGTGCCCGGCGCCCAGCAGCCCGTCCCGGCTCAGGGTGCGGCCGCGGCCCCCGGCGCACCCCAGCCGCAGCAGCCCCAGTCCTGGCCGGACCCCCGCCAGGAGACCTCCGGGGCCGCCATCCCCGTAGCCGCTCCGCAGGCGCCGCTGCCCCCGCAGTCCACCCCCTCCTCGGGCACTCCGCTGCCGCCGGAGGTCGCCGTACAGCAACAGCCGCGCGCCGCACAGCCGTTGCCCGCCGAAGCCGCGGCCCCGGCCCCGGCCCAAGCCCCGGCTCCGTCTCCGGCTCCGGCCCAAGCCCAGGTTCGGGCCCAGGCCGCCCCGGTCCCCGCCGCCGCTCCCGCCCCCGTCGACCCCAACTCCACCCAGGGACGGTCGATCAGCGTGCGGACGCTCGGCCAGGGCGTCCCGTTCTCCCGCCAGGGCGGTCCCCAGGCGCAAGCCCAGGCACAGGCACAGGCACAGGCAGGCGCACAGACGCAGCCCCAGACCGGAGCCACACCCGCACCGAATCAGCCCGGTGGTTCCGGCAGGCGCCGCAAGCTCGGGACACCGCCCCAGGGGGTCGGCCGACCCGAAACGTCCGCGCGCCCCCACCCGCAGTCCACCCCGACCAACGGCACCGGTATCAGCATCGGCACCGGCACCGGCACCGGCACCGGCCAGACCCCGCCGCCCGCCCAGGCGGCGGCCCAGCCCCAGCAGGCAGCCGCGCATACGGCGCAGCCCTCCCTCGCCGGCCAGACCCCGCTGCCGGCCCAGCCCTCCCTCGCCGGGCAGGTCCCGCTCCCGCCGCAGCCCTCCCTCGCCGGGCAGTCCCGGCTGGCGGGCCGTACGGAGGGTGCCGGGCGGTCGTACGCCATAGGGGCACCCGACGAGAACGCGGCCGAAGGTCCCGAGCCGCTGGACGGGCCCGGCGGCGCCGTGGAGGTCCCCGACCGGCCGCATCCGCAGCCGATGGACGACGAGTTGCCTCCGGAGCCGCTGGACAACCCGCGCCGGCTGCTGGTGTGGCCCGCGCCGGACGCGTCGACCCATCAGGCGCTGAGCGACCGCGGCTACCGGCCCGTCATCGTGAACTCCCGCGAGGACGTGGACGCCCAGATCGCCGCCTACCCGGCCGCCCTGTTCGTCGACCCGCTGACCGGCCCCATCACCCGCACGGCCCTCCAGTCGCTGCGCCAGGCCGCCGTGGCCGCCGAGGTCCCCGTCCTCGTGACGGCGGGACTCGGCCAGGCGACGCGCGAGGCGGCGTACGGCGCCGACCCGGCCATCCTGCTGAAGGCGCTCGCGCCGCGCGACTCCGAGCAGCACCCGCCGCGCGTCCTGCTCATCGAGGAGCACGCGGAGATCGCGCTCGCCCTGACCGCGACGCTGGAACGGCGTGGCATGCAGGTCGCACGGGCCGCGTCGGACGCGGACGCCGTCACGCTGGCCGCGCAGATGCGGCCGAACCTCGTGGTGATGGACCTGCTGCAGGTGCACCGCCGCCAGGCCGGAATCATCGACTGGCTGCGGACGAACGGCCAGTTGAACCGCACCCCGCTCGTCGTCTACACCGCCGCCGTCGACCAGTCCGAACTCCCGCGCCTGGCCTCGGGAGAGACGGTCCTCTTCCTCGCGGAACGCTCGACGAGCCCCGAAGTACAGACCCGCATCGTGGACCTGCTGGCACGAGTCGGCACGAACTGA
- a CDS encoding antibiotic biosynthesis monooxygenase family protein → MSDQRIAPDEAPDNAPDEAPDNAPDNAPDDVSAVAPVPAHEPPYYAVVFTSTRTEDQSGYGETADRLEELVKGVPGFLGMDQARTPGGMAITVGYFRDAEAIEAWRGDVEHRAAQKRGRAEWYESYTLHIAKVERSHGFVRGEGEA, encoded by the coding sequence ATGAGTGATCAGCGGATAGCGCCTGACGAAGCACCGGACAACGCACCCGACGAAGCACCGGACAACGCACCGGACAACGCACCGGACGACGTATCTGCCGTAGCGCCCGTACCCGCCCACGAACCGCCTTACTACGCCGTCGTCTTCACCTCCACGCGGACCGAGGACCAGAGCGGGTACGGGGAGACCGCCGACCGGTTGGAGGAGTTGGTCAAGGGCGTGCCGGGGTTCCTCGGGATGGATCAGGCTCGGACACCCGGCGGGATGGCCATCACCGTGGGGTACTTCCGGGACGCCGAAGCCATCGAGGCGTGGCGGGGCGATGTCGAGCACCGGGCGGCGCAGAAGCGGGGGCGGGCCGAGTGGTACGAGAGCTACACGCTGCACATCGCCAAGGTCGAGCGGAGCCACGGCTTTGTGAGGGGAGAGGGCGAAGCATGA
- a CDS encoding sensor histidine kinase: MSGRRRTRTQRQLKLRRGRGRQPRTLRTRLVVSVVALVAVVCAVIGTVTTVALSERLNDQLNDQVTEVAMRASGGPLKPEGAGDDNRPPPDGPFGFVTKGGTEENTVVAQVSTSGGITKAVVAKEKTSDSEGFEGMTAVALSAEKVAALADVSKTGTHTVEITGLGEYRVQYVEGNRGNFYVALPTDSVTKTLNTLIAVELSVTGAGLVAAGIAGSVLVGVALRPLRKVASTATRVSELPLHTGEVTLNERVPASETDPHTEVGQVGAALNRMLDHIHGALHSRQESETRVRQFVADASHELRTPLASIRGYAELTRRGREEIGPDTRHALGRIESESGRMTMLVEDLLLLARLDAGRPLQFEQTDLIPLVVDTVSDARVAGRSHNWRLDLPDLPALVSADAARLQQVLVNLLANARTHTPPGTTVTARVQRRGPWMCVDVEDDGQGIPEELLPHVFERFARGDSSRSRASGSTGLGLAIVQAVADAHGGAVTVDSVPGRTVFTVHLPALGRDVPPLDDAANWQLDDAQYDGGHDGEFDGNDLVSGATNWQSDSQAHHSVSTRA, encoded by the coding sequence ATGAGCGGGCGACGACGGACGCGTACGCAGAGGCAGCTGAAGCTGAGGCGAGGGCGAGGACGACAGCCGCGCACCCTGCGTACGCGGCTCGTCGTCTCCGTGGTGGCGTTGGTCGCGGTGGTGTGTGCGGTCATCGGTACGGTGACCACGGTCGCGTTGAGCGAGCGCCTGAACGACCAGCTCAACGATCAGGTGACGGAGGTCGCCATGCGTGCCTCTGGCGGTCCGCTGAAGCCAGAGGGCGCTGGTGACGACAACCGGCCCCCGCCGGACGGCCCCTTCGGGTTCGTCACGAAGGGCGGCACCGAGGAGAACACCGTCGTCGCCCAGGTGAGTACCTCCGGCGGGATCACGAAAGCTGTGGTGGCCAAGGAGAAGACCTCCGACAGCGAGGGCTTCGAGGGCATGACGGCCGTCGCACTGAGCGCCGAGAAGGTGGCCGCTCTCGCCGACGTGTCGAAGACAGGCACCCACACCGTGGAAATCACTGGCCTCGGTGAATACCGGGTCCAGTACGTCGAGGGCAACCGGGGCAACTTCTACGTCGCGCTCCCGACCGATTCCGTCACCAAGACCCTCAACACCCTCATCGCTGTCGAACTCAGCGTCACCGGCGCCGGCCTCGTCGCCGCCGGCATCGCCGGCTCCGTCCTCGTCGGCGTGGCCCTGCGCCCGCTCCGCAAGGTCGCCTCCACCGCCACCCGGGTCTCCGAGCTGCCGCTCCACACGGGCGAAGTCACCCTCAACGAGCGGGTGCCCGCGTCCGAGACCGACCCGCACACCGAGGTCGGCCAGGTGGGCGCCGCGCTCAACCGCATGCTCGACCACATCCACGGCGCCCTGCACTCGCGGCAGGAGAGCGAGACGCGCGTACGGCAGTTCGTCGCGGACGCCAGTCATGAGCTCAGGACGCCCCTCGCCTCCATTCGCGGCTACGCCGAGCTGACCCGGCGCGGCAGGGAGGAGATCGGGCCCGACACCCGGCACGCGCTCGGGCGGATCGAGTCCGAGTCCGGGCGGATGACCATGCTCGTCGAGGATCTGCTGCTGCTGGCGCGGCTCGACGCCGGCCGGCCGCTGCAGTTCGAGCAGACCGATCTCATCCCCCTCGTCGTGGACACCGTCAGCGACGCGCGTGTCGCCGGGCGGAGTCACAACTGGCGGCTCGACCTGCCGGACCTGCCCGCGCTCGTCTCGGCCGACGCGGCACGGCTTCAGCAGGTGCTCGTCAACCTGCTGGCGAACGCTCGCACGCATACCCCGCCCGGTACGACCGTCACCGCGCGCGTCCAGCGGCGTGGGCCGTGGATGTGCGTCGATGTCGAGGACGACGGGCAGGGCATCCCGGAGGAGTTGCTGCCGCACGTGTTCGAGCGGTTCGCGCGAGGGGACTCGTCGCGCTCCAGGGCGTCCGGGTCGACCGGGCTCGGGCTCGCCATCGTGCAGGCCGTGGCCGACGCGCACGGTGGTGCCGTGACCGTCGACAGCGTGCCCGGCAGGACCGTGTTCACCGTGCATCTGCCCGCCCTCGGCCGGGATGTGCCACCGCTCGACGACGCCGCGAACTGGCAGCTCGACGACGCGCAGTACGACGGCGGGCATGACGGAGAGTTCGACGGGAACGACCTGGTGTCCGGCGCGACAAACTGGCAATCGGACTCACAGGCACACCACAGTGTGAGCACACGGGCATAA
- a CDS encoding DUF2797 domain-containing protein, which produces MARVWRCTGLRWSEDGPLLGWAGGRGSPLPQGKVVAFGVVSEGRRTCVGARGNPCPVRAGVPGRSIGARCEECARLDRAHSVAADTIADDPRPYHVYLAWFGPAQVKVGITAVERGPARLLEQGAVCFGWLGRGPLMAARRVEEMLRAALKVPDRIPYTEKRLVRADLPGVEERVGELAELHGRALGLAGWPESLEPVPFQAVDHFGVFGLGGLPAADGVVTELVAGGVVGGEVLAVAGPDLHLATGRGTVVLDTRLMTGWELTAPVGEGARDVLTVPVRELKSPGDGSVQDGLF; this is translated from the coding sequence ATGGCACGCGTGTGGAGATGTACGGGGCTGCGGTGGAGCGAGGACGGGCCGCTGTTGGGGTGGGCGGGTGGACGGGGGAGTCCATTGCCCCAGGGGAAGGTGGTGGCTTTCGGAGTCGTGAGCGAGGGGCGTCGCACGTGCGTCGGCGCCAGGGGGAACCCGTGTCCGGTGCGTGCGGGGGTGCCGGGGCGGAGTATCGGGGCTCGGTGTGAGGAGTGTGCGCGGCTCGACCGGGCGCATTCCGTGGCCGCCGACACGATCGCCGATGACCCGCGGCCGTATCACGTGTACCTCGCGTGGTTCGGGCCCGCACAAGTGAAGGTCGGGATCACCGCGGTCGAGCGGGGGCCGGCGCGGCTGTTGGAGCAGGGGGCGGTCTGCTTCGGGTGGCTCGGGCGGGGGCCGCTGATGGCAGCGCGGCGGGTGGAGGAGATGCTGCGGGCCGCGCTCAAGGTGCCGGATCGGATTCCGTACACCGAGAAGCGGCTCGTGCGGGCCGACCTGCCGGGCGTCGAGGAGCGCGTCGGGGAGCTGGCGGAGCTGCATGGGCGGGCCCTGGGGCTCGCCGGGTGGCCCGAGTCGTTGGAGCCCGTGCCCTTCCAAGCCGTCGATCACTTCGGCGTGTTCGGACTCGGCGGGTTGCCGGCCGCCGACGGTGTGGTGACCGAGCTGGTCGCCGGTGGGGTCGTGGGCGGTGAGGTCCTCGCCGTCGCCGGACCCGATCTGCATCTGGCCACCGGGCGAGGCACCGTCGTCCTCGATACGCGGCTCATGACCGGCTGGGAGTTGACCGCTCCCGTCGGCGAGGGAGCCCGTGACGTCCTCACCGTGCCCGTACGGGAGTTGAAGAGCCCGGGGGACGGGAGCGTGCAGGACGGGCTGTTCTGA
- a CDS encoding response regulator transcription factor, with product MTTTSPQGRTELLRPDGSPVRVLVVDDELSITELLSMALRYEGWQIRSAGDGTGALQTARDFRPDAVVLDMMLPDMDGLTVLGRLRRELPDVPVLFLTAKDAVEDRIAGLTAGGDDYVTKPFSLEEVVARLRGLIRRSGAADRRSDSVLVVGDLMLDEDSHEVSRGGANIHLTATEFELLRFLMRNPRRVLSKAQILDRVWSYDFGGQANVVELYISYLRRKIDAGREPMIHTRRGAGYLIKPAAS from the coding sequence ATGACCACGACCTCGCCCCAGGGGCGCACCGAACTGCTGAGGCCGGACGGGAGCCCCGTCCGAGTGCTTGTGGTGGACGACGAGCTGTCGATCACCGAACTGCTGTCCATGGCCCTGCGCTATGAGGGATGGCAGATCCGGAGTGCGGGGGACGGCACGGGTGCCCTCCAGACCGCCCGGGACTTCCGGCCCGACGCCGTCGTCCTCGACATGATGCTGCCCGACATGGACGGGCTCACCGTCCTCGGGCGGCTGCGGCGCGAGCTGCCGGACGTGCCGGTGCTCTTCCTGACCGCGAAGGACGCGGTCGAGGACCGGATCGCCGGGCTCACCGCCGGCGGTGACGACTACGTCACCAAGCCGTTCAGTCTCGAAGAGGTCGTCGCCCGGCTGCGCGGGCTCATCCGCCGCTCCGGTGCCGCCGACCGCCGCTCCGACTCCGTGCTCGTCGTCGGTGACCTCATGCTCGACGAGGACAGCCACGAGGTGTCGCGCGGCGGGGCGAACATCCACCTCACCGCCACGGAGTTCGAGCTGCTGCGGTTCCTGATGCGGAACCCGAGGCGGGTGCTCAGCAAGGCCCAGATACTCGACCGGGTGTGGTCGTACGACTTCGGCGGGCAGGCCAACGTGGTCGAGCTCTACATCTCGTATCTGCGGCGGAAGATCGACGCCGGGCGCGAGCCGATGATCCATACCCGGCGTGGGGCCGGTTACCTGATCAAGCCCGCCGCGTCATGA
- a CDS encoding SSI family serine proteinase inhibitor produces the protein MSQTPPAASPSRPAAALGRLFLGAAASLAAAAAGTLAPVAPDAYAAEAVSHASLPLPTPTPTPAPETGDRLTVTVREAGGGADGTFELRCHPQGGSHPDAREACGRLDRRTVWGKDPFAPVRPDAVCTMQYGGPATAYVTGTWAGRRVDARFDRGNGCEIARWDALVPVLPDLRA, from the coding sequence ATGTCGCAGACCCCTCCCGCCGCGTCCCCCAGCCGTCCCGCCGCCGCCCTGGGCCGGCTGTTCCTCGGTGCCGCCGCCTCGCTCGCCGCGGCCGCCGCGGGCACGCTCGCGCCGGTGGCGCCGGACGCGTACGCCGCCGAAGCGGTGTCGCACGCGTCACTGCCCCTGCCCACACCCACACCCACGCCCGCGCCCGAGACCGGGGACCGGTTGACCGTCACCGTGCGCGAGGCCGGCGGCGGGGCGGACGGGACGTTCGAGCTGCGGTGCCACCCCCAGGGCGGCAGCCACCCGGACGCGCGTGAGGCGTGCGGGCGGCTCGATCGGCGGACGGTCTGGGGGAAGGATCCGTTCGCGCCGGTCCGGCCCGACGCCGTCTGCACGATGCAGTACGGCGGGCCGGCCACCGCGTACGTCACCGGGACCTGGGCCGGGCGACGCGTCGACGCCCGCTTCGACCGCGGCAACGGCTGCGAGATCGCCCGCTGGGACGCACTGGTGCCCGTGCTGCCGGACCTCCGCGCCTAG